The following are from one region of the Bactrocera oleae isolate idBacOlea1 chromosome 6, idBacOlea1, whole genome shotgun sequence genome:
- the LOC118683393 gene encoding seminase, protein MKSVIMIGVSCNITLRISKQCDNNYCRRLLPHFTQFKEISDASQPQSTQSTTMSHTHLKLVISAFIFLWLCHRTPAQVSDRIVGGQATTVANAPYMVQIRFNGSFRCGGTLISTTHVLTAAHCIKGRRRALFTVHANTTRLGQTGITRNVSRAFVPRVFNRVTKRMDVAVLRLSSAINGTNAQPIGLCNQRLTPGLRLRVFGWGTTSENSSNISRVLRRVTVPVVPKPRCRRQYAGIQNITRTMFCAGVPGSRDACTGDSGGPAIANGRVCGIISFGNGCARPNFPGVYTSVPMVRRFINQALAQ, encoded by the coding sequence TCGGCGATTACTTCCGCACTTTACGCAATTTAAGGAAATTTCCGACGCTAGTCAGCCACAGTCAACGCAAAGCACTACAATGTCGCACACGCACTTGAAGTTAGTGATTTCTGCTTTCATCTTTTTGTGGCTATGCCACAGAACACCAGCACAGGTTAGTGATCGGATTGTTGGTGGTCAAGCTACGACCGTTGCAAATGCACCATATATGGTGCAAATCCGTTTCAATGGCTCCTTCCGGTGTGGTGGTACTTTGATATCGACAACGCATGTCCTGACAGCTGCACATTGTATCAAGGGCAGGAGACGCGCTCTTTTTACCGTACATGCAAACACTACTAGGTTAGGACAGACGGGCATAACACGCAATGTATCGAGAGCGTTTGTACCGCGTGTATTCAACAGAGTAACTAAAAGAATGGATGTGGCTGTATTGAGGTTATCCTCAGCTATCAATGGCACGAATGCACAACCGATTGGACTGTGCAATCAACGTTTGACTCCTGGCCTTAGATTGAGAGTATTTGGCTGGGGTACGACTTCGGAAAATAGTAGTAATATATCAAGAGTTTTGCGTAGAGTAACTGTGCCTGTTGTTCCTAAGCCCAGATGCAGAAGACAATATGCTGGTATTCAAAATATAACAAGGACCATGTTTTGTGCTGGCGTTCCTGGGAGTAGAGACGCGTGCACGGGTGATTCCGGTGGCCCGGCGATAGCCAATGGACGTGTGTGCGGCATTATATCGTTTGGTAACGGCTGTGCACGTCCAAACTTCCCTGGCGTCTATACGAGCGTACCGATGGTACGAAGATTTATAAACCAGGCATTAGCgcaataa